One segment of Thermus tengchongensis DNA contains the following:
- a CDS encoding sensor histidine kinase, producing the protein MNELLAEAWEKALEGLVLHQDRQVLYLNPKAEELLEVTREKVVGRPLLLALRDHRLEALALQGGERTLEVRSRTLRVRALPGKLYLLDETELNRRLEALEEATQALAHELRTPLAGMGPLLEALTPRTPQEKEVLDLLKGEVARLSRLVRDLSLTQPGPKRTFPLEDLWTRLERLLNEKLRGRRVEVHLPHTAHTDPEALFQILLNLLDNALKYGQDPIRLLSREEGGRLLLEVRDQGPELPDYERLFLPRHRGFQGGAGQGLGLYLVRRIAQGLGGEAHARRDGTENVFSVALPLN; encoded by the coding sequence GAACGAACTTCTGGCCGAAGCCTGGGAGAAAGCCCTGGAGGGCCTGGTCCTTCACCAGGACAGGCAGGTCCTCTACCTGAACCCCAAGGCGGAGGAGCTTTTGGAGGTAACCCGGGAAAAGGTGGTGGGCCGTCCCCTCCTCCTCGCCCTCCGGGACCACCGCCTCGAGGCCCTGGCCCTCCAGGGGGGCGAGCGCACCCTGGAGGTGCGAAGCCGCACCCTCAGGGTGAGGGCCCTTCCCGGGAAGCTCTACCTCCTGGACGAAACGGAGCTAAACCGGCGCCTGGAGGCCCTGGAGGAAGCCACCCAGGCCCTGGCTCACGAGCTCCGCACTCCCCTGGCGGGGATGGGCCCCCTCCTCGAGGCCCTCACCCCCAGGACCCCCCAGGAGAAGGAGGTGCTGGACCTTCTCAAGGGGGAGGTGGCCCGCCTATCCCGATTGGTACGGGACCTCTCCCTCACCCAACCAGGTCCCAAGCGCACCTTCCCCCTGGAAGACCTCTGGACCCGCTTGGAAAGGCTCCTTAACGAGAAACTCCGGGGAAGGCGGGTGGAGGTCCACCTGCCCCACACCGCCCACACCGACCCCGAGGCCCTCTTCCAGATCCTCCTGAACCTCTTGGATAACGCCCTCAAGTATGGCCAAGATCCCATCCGCCTCCTCTCCCGGGAAGAAGGGGGGCGCCTTTTGCTGGAGGTGCGGGACCAAGGGCCGGAACTTCCGGATTACGAACGCCTCTTCCTGCCCCGCCACCGGGGATTCCAGGGAGGAGCCGGGCAGGGCCTGGGCCTCTACCTGGTGCGCCGGATCGCCCAGGGCTTGGGCGGGGAGGCCCACGCCCGGAGGGACGGGACCGAAAACGTTTTCAGCGTGGCTCTTCCTCTAAACTGA